Genomic segment of Hydra vulgaris chromosome 08, alternate assembly HydraT2T_AEP:
ATAATGTTAGACACTATCCATAAAggatttcatatatatatatatatatatatatataaatatataaatatatatatatatatatatatatatatatatatataaatatataaatatatatatatatatatatatatatatatatatatatatatatatatatatatatatatatatatatatatatttatgtctaatacatatacatatgtctaatatatatacatgtgtcaaatatatatacatgtgtctAATTGAAGGAGGTCTTGATTTGTGAATCAAATCGAATCACGAATTGAATCATTAATATAAGGATATCACAGATTGTATTTTGAACAACTTTTGACTCTGCCAGAGTTCGATTCCATTACAAAAGACCATTTGACAAAGTTGGTCAAGCCAGTGGTTGTCTTTAGTGTTATTTTAGCAGGGTGTAGCCTTTTCAGACGTCACCAGCAAGAGTCGTTTTCCTTCAGTATTTTTTCTTATCGCTCCCAATATTCAGAGCAACATTCCTCaatcattaaaatcatttaaactttcTCGTTACCATCTGTTTTAATCCTCTGTGCAATCAGGTTTATCTCAGAGAATCTGTAACCATTGTAACTTGTACCTTGCCTCCTAAGTCATGGCAATAAAAGGATGTCAGCGCTACTCAttctagttttattaactaaacGGCTGTTACCCTTTTGCGAGCTAGTTCTGTTGTCGTTGTCGTCAAGTTTAAAAGAGAGTTAATGACCGTAATTGCGATAGAAGAGAACGCGGCCTTTGGTAATTGGCTGGATGAAGACAAAATTGAAACAGAAGGCTTTAATACTCTAACTGATGCGACTATTTCAGACGAATTGGACTGTCCTATTGAAATCATATCAATTGCCGATTATTTGAAAAATCCTTGGAAGAACGAAGAGTGAGGCAAGTTACCATGACACACTTtgattacatttaatatatatagaacatgagttataacataatttttttttaaagggagGCCTACAAAAGCAATTAACTGAAACATGAAAATACCCAATAAGCTACTAAATGATAttcaaacatataaaaatgtaattcgttagaaaaatctcaataaaaatGCCTAAGTTAAGAaagaactttgttttaaaaaataaagagatgAGAAGGGGGGTCCCAATTTTATGACATCCTTTTTAAGGGGGTATAGGAAAAAAGGACAATGGGTGATAAAGGAAGGAGGGTGGTCaaaagttgtctaaaaaaaagtGACGTTGTTTATGGACAGCCCCTTATAAACAATGTGTTTTTccaaatagttaaataaaatgaaaattgaaataatgaaatatattttatatggaaaaaaaaaaaagttatattcaaGTACTAACAACAATAccattatttattatatcatttatcCCAGCAAGCATTCTAAAAgcagtctaaaaaaaaataccctcTAAAATGTGTTAACGTCTTTTGATCGTTCCAAAGACGCGTTTGTCAAATCAAATGACCGCTGGGATATTATACCTTAATTTGGTTTTACTCggaaatttttatatgaaaaaaaagtcaaataaataaaaaaaagtcattatatAACACCTCAATTCAAAACTTCAACCTTCAGCTTTGCAATAGTTGTGAGTTCTTTGATCCAGCTTCCTTTTGTTGCAGTATTAATTGTTGATTTAACAAATAGCATAACATGAATTAATATAAGTTAGTTTTAATAACAGACTGTAAATTTCAATAATggaaattttctgttttaataatttttaaacttgttttacgGTAGAAATTGAATTTATCGAAGTATATTCGTGCGGCAATAAATACTCATTTTCGTAAAAcgattttcctttatttatgtCGCAAAACTCATCATAAGTATAGCTATGGTTATGCCTTTTTATTAAAGAAGTATATTGCTTAGCTGaattttttccacttttttctttcggtttttttaattcttggaAGTCAACCActttacaactattttttttcataatttgatTGTTCTCATTACCAGTTTTAATTACCATTTTTTTTGACACGAGAACATCGTTGATTGGTAAGCCCATTTCAGCATAATtactttctaaataaaatatataactttttaaagaagtttaagCTCAAATCAGCTCTAATATTCAGGTACCATGCCATCATTTCTGAGCGTTTCAGATAGTAAACACCAAAAAAGCTGGCCTGGCTCCTGATTTCAATTCCAATAGGCTACAACTCAATAGATTGGAAAACTTAAACAAGTATAATAGCAacgcaataaaaaataaaacctaaaattttgttttaattttgcatttaatttttataacatagtATATAAGACTTACTAGAGTATTTAACATTGtgagttatttatattatgcatGTAAGGTAGAGCAGGGCTAGCTAAGCAATTGTTACTAATTCTTGCAGATCTCATGATTTTGgacaattgggtttttttactattataatgataatttaactttaatttttttattattataatgataatttaagataataattggtaaaaattaaatcaaaaaaagtatattttttatttgtttgagaAGATACTGTCTAAAGTTGACCGAGCTGCTCAACCTGCCCCAACGGAGTAAATTAAGCAACTGTGTGGAGCAATCAACGAATAAAGGAATATTCATGATATGAAACTTGGATCATCAATAAAACTATCGTTAACAGTAAGcgtgtttataatttataagttttttattcattatttttttaatgttttttttaattttaattagtgcttttttcaatattttcatttttttccaataattttcATTCTTCTAATCTTagtaattttcattttatctttatttatttatattatctttatttattccTTCTTATGTTATCTTAATCATTCGCGCCCTTTTttcttatatgtttttaaacagtattttttcCTATAATTCattttggtatatttttatgttaatttactatctttattattagatttttttcaacattgaagttaaaaaaataaaaacaaagttgtaTAACCAGAAACGCAACCAATGAGGTTAATACatttttgcatcttttttttttgaatattttttattttcatttaaataaattttacaatatttataataaaataacagttaATGGGGTGCAGTTTGGAGAAcgattatatcaaaaaataattaatatagttaaaagtgtaaaaattaaAGTGTATGAGCTTTAAAATCTGGTTAGAATTGAAGATCCATCTTGATGacttttaagacatttttttcaaactttaaatctCTTATTATCCCTATTATCTCTTATTATCTCCTATTATCCCTATTACCCATCAGCATACTTCAATGATTTGGTgctaaactgtaaaaaaaaaagtgacaaaaaaaattacttgagtTGAACACAAAGCTATTTGATGCAGATTTGTTTAATACAGAAATAGTTGATGCAGATTTATTTTGTACAAAGCTGTTTGATAACGATTTCTTTGATACAAAGTTGTTTGCTGCAGATTTGCTTGATACATTACTATTAGATGCAGAAGTGGCAATTTTAGAAATACTTGAATAAAAGCTGTTTGATTCAGAGTTGATTGATGAAAAGCTGTTTGATAAAAAACGGCTTGACGCCAATGTTTGACGGAACTTCAACTCTTTAAGGCAATCTTCAAAGTTGACGTTATGTTTGTAGTCctctatgtttataaatataatttatatgaagagaataaataaaacacgcacatacagacacacacacatatatatatatatatatatatatatatatatatatatatatatatatatatatatatattatatatcccAGTAAAAATACAGATTTGTTCAGAATTGGTCAATATTTAGTCAAAATTGGTCGAAAAATGGATAAAACGTTTAGCGACCTATTATTGACTAAAAATCGAtgcttgatttaaaaaatatatttcaaacttttatatatatacgtttaGTAAACGTCGATCTAACGTTTAGAATATCGActtacattaataaatattgcaaaccTTTAATCGACCTTAATTAAACGTAaacatttatagatttaaaacctacgctttaaattttttaatatgtacgtttattaaacgtcgagcaaacgtttaaaatattgaCTAATATAAGTCGTTATTCTAAACGTTTGATCGacgtttaataaacgtttattatattataatatagtaatatagcGATAAGTCAGAAGACTCAAGTCATGCGGTTTAAATAAGCATaattaaaacgaaataaaaaacttattaaaaacttatttttttattggctcaataattaaattagacTTAAATGCGATTTCAAGAGTCACTTCCTAACAACAACTGAAAGAAAAACGactgataaatatataataaacgaGTGTCGGGTGCGCCATTTTAATTCATGGAAGTTATAAAGCTCTTATCGCGACAATTTACCTTCCTAAATGCAAACAACTAAATGGACTccaatgttttagaaattattgatggcGGCATTgacacagttaaaaaatatgagttGCTGGTCTCTCGTTATGAAAGTCCTGCTACACGAACTTTTTTCGTAggttttataaacagtttaaactCATTTTGTAAACGCTAGTATGATTGTGTTACAGTAGGTATTCATCCTTGCAACAATCAAGAGGCTTaacaactaaatatttatttttttattccagaTACATTTCAGCTCAATTTAGTTACATTTGTTAACGAAAATTGGTGGAACAGAGCTGGTAAAAATCACTGCATATGTTATGTCGTGacgttactaatttttttatgtcaaaaataaaaatggatgGTACAGGAAATTTCGGAAACTTCCATTCAGAAAATCCCCTATATGTAAAGTTGTTCTGTGTAATTCCAATTTTCATTTATGAATTTACATGTAAAATGCTAACTATTTTACCCTAGTTTTTTGCGGTTACAAATCAGGTTACGAAATCAGACGATCATGATACGAATGTAGAAGATGTTGAACAAGTAGGTACATGATTAACAAGCGGTAGACGGTATTCTAGGAAGATTTTTGATAATGCATAAAGCAAAGAAAACAGTTAtccaaaatatttgtttatgagtttgttaattttattagtaatcttTGACTTAATcttaatgtaaacttttattttctgctaatgagactaaatataaaaaatatttgataggTATTGTTACTATAAAAATTCCACTGCAAAAAGCttgatcatttaattttttttaatcatcgaaacataaaaaagtataatgcACAAACATTAAATCCTCACTacatgaaaacattttaaataagtttataactttatatatagttttataaaataaaagtatagtataagtagtatagtataaaagtttataaacatattataacaattattaaaaatataaaaaataagaccaggtcttttataactatatcttatttataaatttcattacttttatagctatatcttatttataaatttcaagaaCTATATAGCTCTTATTACttatataagttaaaatgttataacgtaattttaatttttgtaagttttaaaacttaaataagttaaaattacgTTAACTAAATCAAAGAAACTATTAGACAAGatctaaaagtttaatatacgTTTACTTCTCAACGTGTACTAAACTTCCAGActaagggtggaatgcaagaagcgaacttgagtcaagttcgacttAAACTTTACATTGTAACCAATAGCAGCGAAGTATGGGTTTTCCCCTAAAAAAATACTCTGCCTgctattggttacaaagtaaagttctagtcgaacttgactcaagttcgcttATTGCATTCCACCCTAAATCTAAACGCTTTATATACGTTAATTAGACTAGATTTAAACGCAAATTAGACCAAATCTAAACGCTTTATATACGTATAATAATCCTATaatagacgtctaaaatacgtttGAATATAGACGTTTTATGGACGTTTGTTCTAAACGTTAATCTAGATTTCATTCTAAACGGATAATCGACCAAATCTGAACGTTTTGTCGTAACGTTATTTTGACGTTTAATAGACGTTTGCGTATTTACTGGgttatatgtatacatttaaatttttgatttttaagatagctaacttccTGACATGAAACAAGctccaaaaatttataagtttatatttatgtcaaataagcaTGCTTTGCTAAAAATTGCGATGATAGGAGTTTGGAAACAAAAATGACCGCGGAAGGGCGTTTGAAAGGAAGTTCACGCTTCGTTTATTactgatgttataaaactttccCAGAGGTGGcgttgaaccacggatcttttGCTTCTTAGACATACGCGCTAACCACTGCACTACGGCTGCTCATTTGGGGCAGTTGTGGCCAAAATTTTAAGGCTTTTTTGTTcacaggctccaatcatcgcatttttttgcaaaacatgtatatatatatatatatatatatatatatatatatatatatatatatatatatatatatatatatatatatatatatatatatatacaaattaaaattttataattgggaaagtattttaaataagatattcaaaagttattacCTTTTGCGTAATCGTTGATTCTTTTTTCACTAGAAGTTCGttcactaattatttttttattgttctgaaaaattctaaaaagaagtttttataaattgaaataaattttttataaattgataacaataaataaaaattgataaattgaaataaagtttttataaattgataaaagtttttattaaataaaatattaattaaatagaGTTAAAATCCATTACATAACaccataatttatttttaatcatgaaaatatttaatttataaatatacattaaaaaggtTAAGTAACACTcgtatagttaaaaaaatagtcaatggaatgatacctaaaaaaaattaaaacaaagaattaaaataacACACCATTTTATAAACGTGCATTATAGCATAAAAATTACCTTATAACGGGAAAACAAAAGAGATTTGTTGtcatctttttctaaaaaataaaacaaatgaatcttaaaaattcaaaaattaaaatatttctaagcgagtttctttatttctataagtgtaaaaaaatttttcaaaataaaatgttttttcaaaaaattaaaacaataattgctcggtaatttttgtaatttagaaTAATTACTTGGAACTCTTTCGAAATTAGTAGTATGAAGCCAGGAAGCAAAACACAATTGAACTTGCTATCATTTATTATCAAGGACTGGCGTTACTATTACGTAATTGCCTATTTGGCGCCAAAAACAACCAATTTACTTTTTCTATATACAACGGATTAGCAATAACTACAGATAATTTACCTGTTGAAATGGTAATCGGAAATTTTtaagtagaaataaaaatttatatgttgcaaatttaaaaacattttaataattgttaatttaaaatgcgagtgtttatttaaagtttattcaaacttatttttttattaatatttattgtttactttttaattaaaaagtttaaaaaaattaaatagttgtcTGCATATTAAAGAAAGGGTTACAATCAATTTCAGAGAGAGGTTCTACAAAACAAAATGTCTGGGCCTCAAAAGAAATTTGAGGCCCAACCATTTTGTTTTGTAGACCCTCtctctgaattttttttctaaaacaaattgaaataattgttaaaaaatattcaatcaagggtatgaattatatatatttcatatgcGAAAAGATGAAACTATTTTCTTGCTATTTTataattgcatatatatatacatatatatattatatatatatatatatatatatatatatatatatatatatatatatatatatatatatatatatatatatatatatatgtatatgtatttacaGTAGAATCCGGTTAACTCGGACTCTGAAGgggtatttatttattgtctaACATAACGAATGTCCGAATTAAGTAAAGCTCTCATTAAGCcagactttttgaaaatgtccGACTTATTGAGATTTCGGCACTTATTGAATGTTCTtcgatatataaatattatgtaggGTAAGGTTGCCAATATTGTACCGGCGCCTAAATTGTACTTTTGCTGTATCGAGTTATTTTtacaacctaaaaaaatatcttttgactAAAATCTTTTCTTTGCTAATTTGAACTAAAgaatcaattgtttttttgtgagATGAAACTAGATTCTGGCAGCAGTTACTCTAAATAACTCAAAAACAAtagcaataacaaaaatacaaaaacaaataataggCTTATTAATCAACACTTGAACGACTATATATTACCTATTTAGCAAATCGTGTacctatttatatttatgtgtattgaaataaaatttaaaaa
This window contains:
- the LOC124817224 gene encoding uncharacterized protein LOC124817224 isoform X2 produces the protein MTTNLFCFPVIRIFQNNKKIISERTSSEKRINDYAKEDYKHNVNFEDCLKELKFRQTLASSRFLSNSFSSINSESNSFYSSISKIATSASNSNVSSKSAANNFVSKKSLSNSFVQNKSASTISVLNKSASNSFVFNSKSNYAEMGLPINDVLVSKKMVIKTGNENNQIMKKNSCKVVDFQELKKPKEKSGKNSAKQYTSLIKRHNHSYTYDEFCDINKGKSFYENEYLLPHEYTSINSISTVKQV